From the Candidatus Kaelpia aquatica genome, the window CCTCCGTTTTAAATTATCTTATACTCTTATCTATATTTAATTTGGGTGATTTTCTTCATCTTCATGTTCACACTCTGTCTTCTCTACTCCATATCCTTTTCCTGCCCCTGGATTACAGAGGCTCTCTCCACTTTCAAGTTCACCATTAGCAATCTTATTAATTACATCCTCTATGCTACCGCTAACTCCAACAATCGTATCTATACTAACTTGATTAAATAGATTTAAAGCACTCATCCCCATACCACCAGCAACAATAACATTAATACCTTTATCGTGTAAAAACTGAGGCAAAAACCCTGGGTGATGGCCAGGATTATCAATGCTACTTCTATTAATCACTTCATTATCTTTTACCTCAACAAGAGTAAAAGAAGGACATCTGCCAAAATGAGCAGATACCATATTCCCATCTGTAGATATCGCTATCTTCAATATTACACCTCCTAAAATTTTGAAAAAGGCGGAAATAAAGCTCAGTCCCTACTTCCGCCTATCTCTTTTAGTTATTCTTTTTTAGATCCTGAGCTGGATTCTAACTCTTTTATCCTGTTATTAACCATATTAACTTCATCTTGCATAGCTTTAAGCTGTTCTTTAAGCATGCTCGCTTCCTGCTGAAGACTTAAGCTAGAAGCAGCTGGAAAATAAGGGTAAGCAGGGGCTCTAAAACCTCTACCCATACCGTGACCAAAACCGCGACCTCCACCTACGCCACGTCCAAAACCTCCGCCTGCTGTTGGATTCATATAACCTGGAGTAGAATAACCCGCACAGTAACCTGCTCCACGTCCTGTCATAGAACCCATTCCTGCTGGACCTGCTCCATTTCCACCTGGCATTTTACTCACCTCCTTTCCAATATTTTTGGCATCTAATTTGACAATACAATATCCCATTCCACGTCCTGTCATTGGGCCCAGAATTTGAGGTCCTCTTCCATCAAAACCTGGCATCTTACTCACCTCCTTCTTTACTACTGATAATCAGTATCATTAATATTCAAAAAAAATAATAACTACAGCTTCATTTCTGACATCTATCGCATAAGCCGGAAAACTGAATAAAATGATCTTTTATTTTAAAATTGTACTTTTTAGAAAGACCTTTCTGAGTCTTGTTAAGCAATTCAACCTCTTCATTAATAAAATCCGTATAATCAATTACTCTACCACAATCTGTACACACCAAATGATGATGATGTATTACCTTAGGACCTTCGATCAATTCATATCTTGCTCTACCATCTCCGAAGTCGAATTTGGAAACCAGCCCCATATTAACAAGTAATTCTAAGTTGCGATAAATCGTAGCCAGGCCTATATCAGGATAAAACTTATTTACTGCCATATATATATCCTCTGCACTAAGATGTTTCTCTGTCTTGCTCAAAACCCCTAAAAGTGCTTCCCGAGGTATAGTTAATCTATACCCGCAACCTCTAAACCTTCCATGCCACCATACTGGGCCTCTCATTTTTATTGGCATATTCTAGTTTCTCCTTGTTAATAATGATTCTCATTATTATTTATACCACATTACAAAATATTGTCAAGGTTATTTTAAAATTTTTCCTTGCCACATTTTTAATAAATCCAGAGATAAAAAGAAAAGCTCTACAACTTAATTAGTTGCAGAGCTAAAAGATGAAAACGGCTCCCTGTATTGGACGAGTTTCGCAACTGGTTGTATACAGAAAAGGCTAATTAACTCTGTAAAAAATTATTTCCTTTATATTGTTCTATTACCCAATGAATCTTTATTCTTGTTTCTTTGCAATACTCACATTAACAGCGCTTGCCCCTTTTGGGGTTTTTTCAATTTCAAACTCAACTTCCGTATTTTCATTCAAAGCATCAAACTCAACACCCACAAGACTGTTCTTGTGGAAAAATACTTCGCTGCCATCAGTATCACTTATAAAACCAAAGCTCCTCTCGCGAACTAACTTCTTTATTTTTCCTGTATGCATTTTAAACCTCCTTTTCGACTTTTATGATGCATCTTCCACCTATTAGCTCTTCTCTTCCTTTCTGATAGTATTATACAACAAACAAAAACCTCTTGCAATTTATTGAATCACAAAGGGTTGAAATATAAAAACTCCCCGTGCAAATCTTACATATAACATTATCTCTGAATACTGAGCCTATAGATATGCGCTGTATAGCCTAACATCTAAGGACATAGCCAGATCAGAGAGGTTGTTTTGGCAGGTCTTACGCCGCCCCGGAAGAGGCTCGAACTTATATTTAACGAGCTAAAAGGTGGAAATTTGTCCAATTTTGTCCAGTATTTTGGGCGGTCAATTTGCATAACTCTTTTACTTCAAAACAGTTACAAGATGTCCAACCTCATGGGGTAGACATTTAGCTAAAACGATACGATCCCAACTAAGTATACGCTTTAATAACATGAAAAAGGTCTTTTTCAGTTGTTAGATGTTATTCATTTTGTTGTCGTCTACTCTTTTATAAGTGCTAATACTTCCACCCATCTCTTTTAAAATAAATTTTTCACTCGTTACTTCTAAAAGTGGATTGACATCTTTTTCTCCCGCTCCGAAAAGAAGATTACTTTGGTCATAAGTCCAAGTGAAATTATTATCCTTCACTTCCCAGGAGCCCGTAGTTGTACTAGTTGGCTTGTCTTGACAATACCCCTTGGAAACAAAGGAACCGTCATTTTTGATTATCACAACTACCCGTGCACTTCCAACCGCCGCCTCCCATGTCCCAATAAACATTTCATCGATGTTCCCTGTGTTGTTTTGGCAGGATGAAAGTATAAATAACGACAACCCCAAGAAAGTAAGAACTAAAATATTTTTCCATATATAGGTTCCTTCGATAGGCTGTCTAAGATTATTTATAAATCCAATCATGGTTAAACTTATTTTACATAAACAAAAAACCCTCTGCAACCTATTACTTTACAGAGGATTAAAATATAAAAACTCCCCGTGCAAATCTTAGACATAACATTATCTCTGAATACTGAGCCTATAGATATGCACTGTATAGCCTAACATCTAAGGACATATACCAGATCAGAGAGTTTGTCCCTCGATTATGCATAGAAATAATATTTCTGGCACACCAATAATCAAAGATTATTTTGTGTTCCAAAAGGTTCATAGCCCCACCCGATAATATTTATATAAATTTAAAATAGTCTGAGTTTAAAGTACTCAATCAATGAAATTCCTTTTTTATCTACTTTGAGATTAACTTGCCAGGATTCAAGTCCTCTTTGGGTGGCTTTTTTTACTATCTTTACTATCTCTGCATTTGGTTTTTCAGGAACTTTGAACTTATTTGCATTATACAAATAACATAAAAGCACTATTGCTCTTTGGCCTTGCTTTATCTGGAGAGAAATCTCTTGGAAATGCCTACCTAATCTTTCAAAAGAACTAAATATTTTATCGTCTTTTTTGTCTCCAAACGGAAGATGTCTTAAAGGAGTTTTTACTTCAAGGAAACAATTATTATTTATTAGAAAATCAATTTTAGAATTATTTAATTTTACTTCTCTTCTAATTTCTTTGACATCAATAATTTTTTTAAGAAGATTGTTTTTGAGAAAGAATTCAATATAACCATTTACTTTGGTTTGATTAATCCCTACCCACAACTCAGATTCAGGAGATATTGCTTCCACAGTATAATTGGTTTTTCTTGCTTTCCCATTTGCTTTTGAGAGAAGGCAAGGAATATTTTTAAATTCCATATTTCCAATTCTGCCTGTTGATGGGCAATGACATTTTTCAGTTTCACCATCAATTTCAACTAACATTATGAACCTATTTGGTCTTGATTTAATCAATCCCCGAATCAGATTTTCACTAAACAAATAATTTTTCATTTTTTTATTTTCTTCCGTATAACGTTAGAATTCACCGGAATTTTTGGGCGCATCCCTAAAATTTCCGGTGCAATGACTTGTTAGGCGTTTCGTTTCTCGCATAAGTACGTGTAAATAAAGCCATTTTCCGTATCGGTTTCCAAGATGGAAAATCCTGACTTTCTCAACAAATCTTCAAAAATCCAGTCCAGAGTTGAATATTCTTTTTTGACATGATCAACGATTTCTTTTGTAAACTCTGCGCCTGTTGAATTCTCAATCCCTTCAATTAGGGTGTTAAAAAAAAGTGCGTAATCTTCAACATTGGAAGGGTAGACAACATCCTTGACAAAGAACTTCCCACCTTTTTTCAATAAGCTGTTAATTTTTTTTAATGCAATTGATTTCCAGAAATCTGGCAAATGATGAAGGGCTAGTTGGGTGAAAATGACATCAAATTGCTCTGGTGATTCATTGAAAGTCAAAAAGCCAGCGTGGTGAAATTCAATATTGTTTATTTTTTTTGAAGTTGCCTTTTTTTGTGCATACTCAAGCATGACAGGGGAAACATCAACTGCAACTACCTTCTGGCAGAGTTTTGATAGAGCGACTGCAAATTCTCCAGTGCCGGTGCCAAATTCAAGGATTTTTGAACTTTGGGTCGGAGCTGTAGCTTCAACTAATTTGTTCACTTCTTTTTTGATGTCCCTTAATTTTTGCATTCGGGCATCATATTTCTCCACTTCCTCCAAATTCGCATAGTCTACACCTATTTGCTGTATTTCGTTGTATTGCCATTTGTTTGTTGTCATATGATTTTCACCTAACGATTAAACTGAGCAGGGACACAAAAAATTGGTGGCCATGCCGCCGTGACCCGCGTACGTGTCCTGCGTATGCCGGGGTGTTGGGTTCTGCTCCAATGATTTTGTTATTTGTTAAAATTTTTTAACTTTTTACTTGTGAATGACCAATTCTCAAGTTTAAGATGTTTTACTTTTATAACGCTATTTCAGAAATAACGATTAGGATGACAATGCATCTGAAAACGCGCTTTCAGATGATATTCGTCCATCCTTTGGTTCGGTATTCTCCTGTCTCTGAAGTTCTCGGACATGCACAAAGAAGTCATGGAATGTTGGGTATTCCATAGGGTGGGATGGATTGACCTTTCGGCTTCGGACATCCCGTTGTTGCTTGCCCCATGCCCGCGCAATTGTCGGATTTGCCTCAAACCAGGCACGCATGGCATCCTGACACCTTCTGGCCAGCCCTTGCGGATCATGAGTGATGATGCCTTGTGAGAACATAAACCATCCGGCGGCACCTTCCTTCTGAATGGTGCCGGCCAGGGACTCGCAATACTCCCATCCAATATCGACGATAATACCCTCTATG encodes:
- a CDS encoding NifB/NifX family molybdenum-iron cluster-binding protein, whose protein sequence is MKIAISTDGNMVSAHFGRCPSFTLVEVKDNEVINRSSIDNPGHHPGFLPQFLHDKGINVIVAGGMGMSALNLFNQVSIDTIVGVSGSIEDVINKIANGELESGESLCNPGAGKGYGVEKTECEHEDEENHPN
- a CDS encoding DUF5320 domain-containing protein, whose product is MPGGNGAGPAGMGSMTGRGAGYCAGYSTPGYMNPTAGGGFGRGVGGGRGFGHGMGRGFRAPAYPYFPAASSLSLQQEASMLKEQLKAMQDEVNMVNNRIKELESSSGSKKE
- a CDS encoding Fur family transcriptional regulator; protein product: MPIKMRGPVWWHGRFRGCGYRLTIPREALLGVLSKTEKHLSAEDIYMAVNKFYPDIGLATIYRNLELLVNMGLVSKFDFGDGRARYELIEGPKVIHHHHLVCTDCGRVIDYTDFINEEVELLNKTQKGLSKKYNFKIKDHFIQFSGLCDRCQK
- a CDS encoding cold shock domain-containing protein, with amino-acid sequence MHTGKIKKLVRERSFGFISDTDGSEVFFHKNSLVGVEFDALNENTEVEFEIEKTPKGASAVNVSIAKKQE
- a CDS encoding DNA/RNA nuclease SfsA encodes the protein MKNYLFSENLIRGLIKSRPNRFIMLVEIDGETEKCHCPSTGRIGNMEFKNIPCLLSKANGKARKTNYTVEAISPESELWVGINQTKVNGYIEFFLKNNLLKKIIDVKEIRREVKLNNSKIDFLINNNCFLEVKTPLRHLPFGDKKDDKIFSSFERLGRHFQEISLQIKQGQRAIVLLCYLYNANKFKVPEKPNAEIVKIVKKATQRGLESWQVNLKVDKKGISLIEYFKLRLF
- a CDS encoding methyltransferase domain-containing protein; this encodes MTTNKWQYNEIQQIGVDYANLEEVEKYDARMQKLRDIKKEVNKLVEATAPTQSSKILEFGTGTGEFAVALSKLCQKVVAVDVSPVMLEYAQKKATSKKINNIEFHHAGFLTFNESPEQFDVIFTQLALHHLPDFWKSIALKKINSLLKKGGKFFVKDVVYPSNVEDYALFFNTLIEGIENSTGAEFTKEIVDHVKKEYSTLDWIFEDLLRKSGFSILETDTENGFIYTYLCEKRNA
- a CDS encoding nucleotidyltransferase domain-containing protein yields the protein MSKHQDLLDELTREIVKADPDCGVVLQGSVADGCERQDSDIDVFVVCSTARPNMNDYIQGDNRGNMRAKGPIEGIIVDIGWEYCESLAGTIQKEGAAGWFMFSQGIITHDPQGLARRCQDAMRAWFEANPTIARAWGKQQRDVRSRKVNPSHPMEYPTFHDFFVHVRELQRQENTEPKDGRISSESAFSDALSS